A stretch of Aureitalea marina DNA encodes these proteins:
- a CDS encoding COX15/CtaA family protein, with protein sequence MKDHKGVIYWLLAGCALIFTMVIVGGITRLTHSGLSMSDYNLITGTIPPMNEAEWQAAFELYQQYPEFQKINFNFTLEDFKQIYFWEWIHRVIGRLIGVVFIIPFLYFLVRKQLSKATIRKCLVLLFLGGFQGFLGWYMVKSGLVDRPDVSHYRLAMHLTTAFITFAYTLWVALDLIFPDKKPIDRSMRKLIRWGLALLLVQIVWGAFVAGLDAGWIHNHWPKMSDGKWIHETVTIEQDPVWKNFVEGKSGVQFVHRYMAYAVVGIIIAIWLKGKKRVMTTFQSRGLNVLLGLVFIQFVLGVLTLLMQVPVWLGVLHQVFAFLLLAAMTFSLHRYSK encoded by the coding sequence ATGAAGGATCACAAAGGAGTTATCTATTGGCTGTTAGCGGGCTGCGCGCTAATCTTCACCATGGTCATAGTTGGCGGAATAACCCGTTTAACACATTCGGGTCTTTCCATGTCCGACTACAATCTCATCACGGGCACCATTCCTCCCATGAATGAGGCCGAGTGGCAGGCTGCCTTTGAACTGTATCAGCAGTACCCGGAATTTCAAAAGATCAACTTTAATTTCACGCTGGAGGACTTCAAACAGATCTATTTCTGGGAGTGGATACACCGAGTGATCGGACGACTGATCGGCGTGGTTTTCATTATACCATTCCTTTATTTCCTGGTGCGTAAGCAACTCAGTAAAGCGACTATCCGCAAATGTTTGGTTCTACTTTTTTTAGGTGGTTTTCAAGGTTTCCTGGGTTGGTATATGGTAAAAAGCGGCTTGGTAGATCGACCGGATGTCAGTCACTATCGACTCGCCATGCACCTGACTACTGCCTTCATTACCTTTGCTTACACCCTCTGGGTTGCCCTTGATCTGATCTTCCCGGACAAAAAACCAATTGATCGCTCCATGCGTAAACTGATCCGCTGGGGTCTGGCGCTGTTACTGGTGCAGATCGTGTGGGGAGCCTTTGTGGCCGGCCTGGACGCCGGTTGGATCCACAATCACTGGCCCAAGATGAGCGATGGCAAATGGATACACGAAACAGTGACCATAGAGCAGGATCCGGTATGGAAGAATTTCGTAGAAGGTAAGAGTGGTGTGCAATTTGTGCACCGATACATGGCTTACGCTGTTGTGGGAATTATCATCGCGATTTGGTTAAAAGGAAAGAAACGAGTCATGACGACATTCCAAAGTCGAGGTCTGAATGTCCTCCTTGGTTTGGTATTTATACAATTCGTTCTAGGTGTACTAACCCTTCTGATGCAGGTTCCAGTCTGGTTGGGTGTGCTCCACCAGGTCTTTGCATTCTTGTTGTTGGCTGCCATGACTTTTTCCCTGCACAGGTACTCAAAATAA
- a CDS encoding IS1096 element passenger TnpR family protein, producing the protein MIYRFRVILDTHEDVFRDLEINAEDTLEDLHNVIVQSFGFGGQEMASFYLSDPEWVQGEEIPMFDMSEVPGEIKVMNETFLEDVVNEQSPRLIYVYDFLNMWTFLVELAEIAEIEEGRTYPNLIFAHGHIPEEAPEKEFIAEPESGSQDALDRDYDTDDYQDLDFDQNWN; encoded by the coding sequence ATGATATATCGATTTCGCGTAATTCTGGATACTCACGAAGATGTCTTTCGCGACCTGGAGATCAATGCGGAGGATACCCTGGAGGACCTTCACAATGTGATCGTGCAAAGCTTTGGTTTTGGCGGTCAGGAAATGGCTTCATTTTACCTCAGCGATCCCGAATGGGTACAAGGTGAAGAGATCCCGATGTTCGACATGAGTGAAGTTCCTGGGGAGATCAAAGTGATGAACGAGACCTTCCTGGAAGATGTGGTCAATGAGCAAAGTCCGCGCTTGATCTATGTGTATGACTTTTTAAACATGTGGACTTTTCTAGTCGAGCTGGCAGAGATCGCAGAGATCGAAGAGGGTCGCACCTATCCCAACCTCATCTTTGCTCACGGGCATATTCCGGAAGAGGCACCCGAAAAAGAGTTCATCGCCGAACCGGAATCAGGCTCCCAGGATGCCCTGGACCGGGACTATGATACGGACGATTATCAGGACCTGGATTTTGACCAAAACTGGAACTAG
- a CDS encoding ABC transporter ATP-binding protein: MEHILTINNLTKRFGPITAVDNLSFTIEKGNVYGILGPNGSGKSTTLGIVLNVVNRTAGEFSWFDGAMDTHEALKRVGAIIERPNFYPYMTAVQNLELVCKIKGVDTDKVDEKLEAVGLLDRKDSKFRTFSLGMKQRLAIASALLNDPEILILDEPTNGLDPQGIHQIRQIIKEIAAQGTTILLASHLLDEVEKVCTHVVILRKGASLYSGRVDGMNASHGFFILESNDMEQLKATLESLPSIDKIKSEGEQLVAYLNQPMDATELNQLMHQKGIVLSHLVKRKESLEEQFLEITNNLN; encoded by the coding sequence GTGGAACACATCCTGACGATCAACAACCTGACCAAGCGATTTGGTCCCATCACGGCAGTCGATAATCTTTCCTTCACCATAGAAAAAGGCAACGTCTATGGGATACTTGGACCAAACGGGAGTGGTAAGTCCACCACCCTAGGTATCGTGCTCAATGTAGTCAACCGGACGGCCGGGGAATTTTCCTGGTTTGATGGTGCCATGGACACACACGAAGCATTAAAACGTGTTGGAGCCATTATTGAACGGCCCAATTTCTATCCCTATATGACGGCGGTACAAAACCTGGAATTGGTCTGCAAGATCAAAGGGGTGGACACGGATAAGGTCGATGAAAAATTGGAAGCTGTGGGTTTGCTGGATCGTAAGGACAGTAAATTCAGAACCTTTTCGCTGGGGATGAAACAACGTCTGGCCATTGCGTCTGCCTTGCTGAACGACCCGGAGATACTGATCCTGGACGAACCCACAAACGGATTGGACCCACAGGGGATTCATCAGATCCGTCAGATCATCAAAGAAATCGCTGCTCAGGGTACCACCATATTACTTGCTTCACACCTGTTGGACGAAGTTGAAAAGGTGTGTACCCATGTGGTCATTCTTAGAAAAGGAGCCAGTTTGTATAGCGGCCGGGTAGATGGTATGAACGCCAGTCATGGCTTCTTTATCCTGGAATCGAACGATATGGAGCAGTTGAAGGCCACCTTGGAAAGTTTGCCTTCCATCGATAAGATCAAATCCGAAGGAGAACAGTTAGTTGCTTACCTGAACCAGCCCATGGATGCCACAGAACTGAACCAACTGATGCATCAGAAAGGCATTGTCCTTTCACATCTGGTCAAACGAAAAGAAAGCCTGGAAGAGCAATTCCTGGAGATCACCAACAACCTAAATTAA
- a CDS encoding ABC transporter permease: protein MLRLLSIEVQKLRYNKSARVISIVYFVLITFIALIASIEFNFGDINFRVADQGIFNFPFIWHFNTYIAAILKIFLAIVIVSMMANEYSYRTLKQNLIDGISKKEFVLSKFITVVGFAAVSTVFVFVVSMILGLSFSDYMEIGIIFSDLEYLLAYFIKLVGFFSFCLFLGVLVKRSAYAIGFLVIWWLAEGLLYLLMKWRFFRDTDIAENVMQFFPLTSMSNLIIEPATRLGAVQSAASQLGENLDKDYEVGILPLLIVSAWIFLFVYWSFLILKRRDL from the coding sequence ATGTTACGACTTTTAAGTATAGAAGTACAAAAGCTTCGATACAATAAATCGGCCCGAGTGATCTCTATTGTCTACTTCGTGCTGATCACCTTTATTGCCCTTATCGCCTCTATTGAATTCAATTTTGGGGATATCAATTTCCGTGTTGCAGACCAGGGAATTTTCAATTTTCCATTCATCTGGCACTTCAATACGTATATAGCAGCCATACTAAAAATATTCCTGGCCATTGTCATCGTTTCCATGATGGCCAATGAGTACAGTTACCGGACCCTAAAACAGAACCTGATCGATGGGATCTCGAAAAAGGAGTTCGTTTTGTCCAAATTCATAACTGTTGTAGGTTTCGCAGCCGTATCCACTGTCTTTGTGTTTGTGGTTTCCATGATACTGGGATTGTCCTTTTCAGATTATATGGAGATCGGCATCATCTTTAGTGACCTGGAATACCTTTTGGCTTATTTTATCAAATTAGTTGGATTCTTCTCCTTCTGTCTTTTCCTGGGAGTGCTGGTTAAGCGATCGGCATATGCTATCGGATTCCTGGTGATCTGGTGGTTAGCTGAGGGCTTACTATACTTACTGATGAAATGGCGTTTCTTTAGGGATACGGATATAGCCGAAAACGTGATGCAGTTCTTCCCATTGACTTCAATGTCTAACCTGATCATCGAACCAGCTACCCGACTGGGAGCCGTCCAGAGCGCGGCCAGTCAGTTAGGTGAAAATCTGGATAAGGACTATGAGGTAGGGATCTTACCACTGCTGATCGTCTCTGCATGGATCTTCCTATTTGTTTATTGGTCCTTCCTGATACTGAAGCGCAGGGACTTGTAA